Proteins from one Triticum aestivum cultivar Chinese Spring chromosome 7A, IWGSC CS RefSeq v2.1, whole genome shotgun sequence genomic window:
- the LOC123151626 gene encoding peroxidase P7 produces MAGPRLMHCVLAVSLLSAVAHAQLSTTFYARSCPSLENTVWAVMKEAVVKDRRMGASLLRLFFHDCFVQGCDGSVLLDAGGEKAAGPNANSLRGFEVIDTIKARVEARCPGVVSCADILALAARDGTFLLHGPTWAVQLGRRDSTTASQSLANNNLPSVNSSLATLFSMFARQGLSPTDMTALSGAHTIGQARCTTFRDRIYHTSNSNIDAAFARRQQRTCPLAGGDNNLAPLDVQTPRAFDTAYYQNLMAHRGLFRSDQELFNGGSQDALVRQYSANPALFRSDFVKAMVKMGNINPLTGTAGQIRRNCRFVNS; encoded by the exons ATGGCTGGTCCTAGGTTGATGCACTGCGTGCTCGCCGTCTCTCTCCTCTCCGCCGTTGCCCACGCGCAGCTCTCGACGACTTTCTACGCCAGGTCCTGCCCCAGCCTGGAGAACACCGTGTGGGCGGTGATGAAAGAGGCCGTCGTCAAGGACCGGCGGATGGGCGCGTCGCTTCTCAGGCTcttcttccacgactgcttcgtccaG GGCTGTGACGGCTCGGTTCTTCTCGACGCCGGCGGCGAGAAGGCCGCCGGCCCGAACGCCAATTCCCTCCGTGGCTTCGAGGTCATCGACACCATCAAGGCGCGCGTGGAGGCCAGGTGCCCCGgcgtcgtctcctgcgccgacatcctCGCGCTCGCGGCGCGTGACGGAACGTTCCTG CTGCACGGGCCGACCTGGGCAGTGCAGCTCGGCCGGCGAGACTCGACGACGGCGAGCCAGTCCCTCGCCAACAACAACCTTCCCTCGGTGAACTCCAGCCTGGCCACGCTCTTCTCCATGTTCGCGAGGCAAGGGCTCTCGCCGACCGACATGACGGCGCTGTCCGGCGCGCACACCATCGGCCAGGCCCGCTGCACCACCTTCCGCGACCGCATCTACCACACATCCAACTCCAACATCGACGCGGCCTTCGCGAGGCGGCAGCAGCGGACCTGCCCCCTCGCCGGCGGGGACAACAACCTGGCGCCCCTGGACGTGCAGACCCCGAGGGCGTTCGACACCGCCTACTACCAGAACCTCATGGCTCATCGCGGCCTGTTCCGCTCCGACCAGGAGCTCTTCAACGGAGGATCGCAGGACGCGCTGGTGCGGCAGTACAGCGCCAACCCCGCGCTCTTCCGGAGCGACTTCGTCAAGGCGATGGTGAAGATGGGCAACATTAATCCTCTCACCGGCACCGCCGGACAGATCAGGAGAAACTGCAGATTCGTCAACAGCTAG